One region of Eupeodes corollae chromosome 1, idEupCoro1.1, whole genome shotgun sequence genomic DNA includes:
- the LOC129942576 gene encoding uncharacterized protein LOC129942576, whose product MEDPTEANSMYANLPPEILINIFQYLDFYDVQSVKLSCKQWLAVTLLPEFETNGVFKISTGILDKNHPAAEILMSKQITKLYLKGVFIGDADEIFQHVGTSLKELTLKLVPIDTVLPLTMKHFHNLRYLKVTHIKLSSLVGNVSWLYSGSLSQMQDLCLIANDSNVNKYILDSVDSSESLKILTVEFIYKDEAYILKVIEKHAKSLDELDLRYYEGTPFSSSKWGEVFEKLKLSELSLQGNFHPDIVARAIESQKSLRSIDLTGSVAVDDSCLFRIGRKLPELERLILDYCGRITNRGVNQLATLSQLKILDLTGCNKLTSLSIHGIIGRTTNSPLMELHLQDVNLDESDVCFCANNLPNLRIFNLSGCGKAVTDKSIQEVFDCLRKLQGLKIDSSILTDDGILGIPTGNSIQNLEFLEMLSIRCCKGLTDLSLTSGLMIPQLKFLDISNCEKMSVVGLRSLVQNCPTVEEMRLASGKGMGLEAVQALTSGLGRLRLLTVENCRDLSQITAVNWTQTRFRPISNEVTLKRNIKPCQTAAGADFKD is encoded by the exons ATGGAAG aTCCCACCGAGGCTAATTCAATGTACGCCAACCTGCCACCTGAGATTTTGATAAACATATTCCAATACTTAGATTTTTATGATGTCCAGTCTGTGAAGCTGAGCTGCAAGCAGTGGCTTGCAGTTACATTACTTccggaatttgaaacaaatggagtatttaaaatatcaactgGCATACTTGACAAGAACCATCCCGCTGCCGAAATATTGATGAGCAAACAAATTACTAAGCTCTATTTAAAAGGCGTTTTCATTGGAGATGCTGATGAGATCTTTCAACATGTTGGAACTTCCCTCAAAGAACTCACTCTCAAACTAGTGCCCATCGATACAGTCCTGCCACTTACAATGAAACACTTTCATAACCTCCGCTATCTTAAAGTGACCCACATAAAATTGTCTTCATTGGTGGGAAATGTCAGTTGGCTTTATAGTGGGAGTCTTTCGCAAATGCAAGACTTGTGCCTAATTGCAAATGACTCTAATGTGAACAAATACATTTTGGACAGCGTCGATTCGTCTGAGTCGCTGAAAATTCTCACCGTTGAATTTATCTACAAAGACGAAGCATACATCTTGAAGGTGATAGAAAAGCATGCGAAATCACTTGACGAATTGGATCTTCGCTACTACGAGGGAACACCATTTAGTTCTTCAAAATGGGGAGAGGtctttgaaaaactgaaattgaGTGAATTGAGTCTGCAGGGAAATTTTCATCCCGATATTGTAGCTCGAGCTATCGAGTCTCAGAAGTCACTGCGCTCTATAGACCTTACAGGCTCTGTGGCAGTAGATGACAGTTGTCTTTTTCGAATCGGAAGAAAACTCCCAGAACTAGAAAGGCTCATTCTGGACTattgtggcagaatcaccaacAGGGGTGTCAATCAATTGGCAACTCTGTCGCAATTGAAGATTCTTGACCTCACTGGATGCAACAAACTAACTTCACTCAGCATTCACGGTATAATAGGGAGGACAACAAATTCGCCGTTGATGGAGTTGCATTTGCAGGATGTGAACTTAGATGAATCGGATGTGTGTTTCTGTGCGAACAATTTGCCAAACTTGAGGATATTTAACCTAAGCGGATGTGGTAAAGCGGTTACAGACAAATCGATCCAAGAAGTATTCGACTGTCTGAGGAAACTGCAGGGTTTGAAGATCGACAGCTCCATTTTAACAGATGATGGAATCCTTGGCATACCCACCGGAAACTCGATACAAAACTTAGAGTTCCTTGAAATGCTCAGTATACGGTGCTGCAAAGGTTTAACAGATCTTTCACTCACAAGCGGTCTCATGATTCCGCAACTCAAATTCCTCGACATATCGAACTGTGAGAAAATGAGTGTTGTTGGTCTACGATCTCTAGTTCAAAACTGTCCAACAGTTGAAGAAATGCGTTTAGCTAGTGGAAAAGGTATGGGTCTCGAGGCTGTCCAGGCCCTGACCAGTGGATTGGGAAGGTTAAGACTACTAACAGTGGAAAATTGTCGAGATTTATCACAAATCACTGCAGTCAATTGGACACAAACTAGGTTCCGGCCGATTTCCAATGAAGTCACTTTGAAGCGAAACATAAAACCGTGTCAAACGGCAGCTGGAGCAGATTTTAAAGATTGA